The following proteins come from a genomic window of Nocardiopsis sp. YSL2:
- a CDS encoding DUF5996 family protein, with amino-acid sequence MELFPDFPLDSWYDTKQTLHRFEQIVGKVRLEHSPRRNHWWHVPFHLTGSGLTSRPMGLSDGNPVFTVDFDFVRHRLVVSTLDGQEASLPLEGLSVADFYLRFQSLLDGVGVDGSISVARPFDLPDSDRPFAQDHEHATYVPEHATRYWQVLSQVNLVLEEFSSGFSGKISPVHHFWHTFDIAVTRFSPHPVPQPRDAGGLVREAYSREVVSSGFWFGDDAVPEPCFYSYTAPEPDGLAQEPLSPVAAEWTKSGNGHLALLRYADVRRMPDPRASVLEFLESSYRAGAGLAGWEISALACPGGVTDPYVVRG; translated from the coding sequence ATGGAACTGTTCCCGGACTTCCCGCTCGACTCCTGGTACGACACCAAGCAGACCCTGCACCGCTTCGAGCAGATCGTCGGCAAGGTGCGGTTGGAGCACAGTCCCCGCCGCAACCACTGGTGGCACGTGCCCTTCCACCTGACCGGGTCCGGCCTCACCTCCCGGCCGATGGGACTGAGCGACGGCAACCCGGTGTTCACGGTCGACTTCGACTTCGTCCGCCACCGGCTGGTCGTGTCGACGCTCGACGGGCAGGAGGCCTCCCTTCCGCTGGAGGGGCTGAGCGTGGCCGACTTCTACCTGCGGTTCCAGTCGCTGCTGGACGGCGTGGGTGTGGACGGGTCGATCTCGGTGGCGCGCCCCTTCGACCTGCCGGACTCCGACCGGCCCTTCGCGCAGGACCACGAGCACGCCACCTACGTCCCCGAGCACGCCACGCGGTACTGGCAGGTGCTGAGCCAGGTCAACCTGGTGCTGGAGGAGTTCTCGTCAGGCTTCTCCGGCAAGATCAGCCCCGTGCACCACTTCTGGCACACCTTCGACATCGCCGTCACCCGCTTCTCCCCGCACCCCGTTCCGCAGCCGCGGGACGCGGGCGGACTCGTCCGGGAGGCCTACTCGCGGGAGGTCGTCAGCTCGGGTTTCTGGTTCGGCGACGACGCCGTCCCCGAACCCTGCTTCTACTCCTACACGGCGCCGGAACCGGACGGTCTGGCCCAGGAGCCGCTGTCTCCGGTGGCCGCGGAGTGGACCAAGAGCGGGAACGGCCACCTGGCGCTGCTCCGCTACGCCGACGTGCGCCGGATGCCGGACCCGCGTGCCTCGGTCCTGGAGTTCCTGGAGAGCTCCTACCGGGCGGGGGCCGGTCTGGCCGGATGGGAGATCTCGGCGCTGGCGTGCCCCGGCGGGGTGACCGACCCCTACGTCGTCCGGGGGTGA
- a CDS encoding GNAT family N-acetyltransferase: protein MELTVEDARERSRFEVRVDGNLAGFSAYHLIDDGVLALPHVEVDPAYEGRGVGSALVRESLDTIRARELRIVPICPFVQAFLERHPEYADLVHQG, encoded by the coding sequence ATGGAGCTGACGGTCGAGGACGCGCGGGAGCGGTCGAGGTTCGAAGTGAGGGTGGACGGGAACCTGGCGGGGTTCTCGGCCTACCACCTGATCGACGACGGGGTGCTGGCCCTGCCCCATGTGGAGGTCGACCCGGCCTACGAGGGCCGGGGCGTGGGCAGCGCCCTCGTCCGGGAGTCCCTGGACACCATCCGTGCGCGGGAGCTGCGGATCGTGCCCATCTGCCCCTTCGTCCAGGCGTTCCTGGAGCGTCACCCGGAGTACGCGGACCTCGTTCACCAGGGCTGA
- a CDS encoding sodium:alanine symporter family protein codes for MISADAAPTLSASLTEAIGGVNDVFWAWILIPLLVVVSLYFTFGSGLVQLRMIPEMFKVVRGEPEIAPDGKKAVSSLQAFMISAAARVGTGNIVGVAVAISLGGPGAVFWMWAMALIVGAASFVESTLAQLYKVRDRTGYRGGPAYYMERALGQRWLGVLFAIILILTFPMVFNAAQSNTIAGAVTNSSDALGTGSGLWLSAAVGVAVVVATALVIFGGVRRIAHTAQALIPAFAALYVVIGLVIMAMNYQEVPGVFVMIFEHAFGLREFGAAALGTVIVQGVRRGMFSNEAGLGSAPNAAASASVTHPVKQGLVQTLGVYFDTLVLCTVTACIVLLGRGDEPLDGGLEGDLAQHAVMASLGPWALHLMTLIIILVAFTSVLGNYYYGESNIEYLTRNEGVLFGYKVVFLVATMLGALGSIDLVWTLADTTMGLMALVNLVAITPLAMIVFRLLKDYNDQRREGRDPVFTRDRVPGLKGVECWDPATEDADVSEGTRA; via the coding sequence GTGATTTCCGCAGACGCAGCACCCACCCTCAGCGCGAGTCTCACCGAGGCCATAGGCGGCGTCAACGACGTTTTCTGGGCATGGATCCTGATCCCCCTGCTCGTGGTGGTCAGCCTCTACTTCACCTTCGGATCGGGCCTGGTCCAGCTCCGGATGATCCCGGAGATGTTCAAGGTCGTCAGAGGCGAGCCCGAGATCGCTCCGGACGGCAAGAAGGCCGTCTCCTCGCTCCAGGCGTTCATGATCTCGGCCGCGGCCCGGGTGGGGACCGGGAACATCGTCGGTGTGGCCGTGGCGATCTCGCTGGGCGGCCCCGGCGCGGTGTTCTGGATGTGGGCGATGGCGCTGATCGTGGGCGCGGCCAGTTTCGTGGAGTCCACCCTCGCCCAGCTGTACAAGGTCCGTGACCGCACCGGCTACCGCGGCGGCCCCGCCTACTACATGGAGCGGGCACTCGGCCAGCGCTGGCTGGGGGTCCTCTTCGCGATCATCCTCATCCTGACCTTCCCGATGGTCTTCAACGCGGCGCAGAGCAACACCATCGCCGGTGCCGTGACCAACTCCTCCGACGCCCTGGGCACCGGCTCGGGCCTGTGGCTGTCGGCCGCCGTCGGCGTCGCGGTCGTCGTGGCCACCGCGCTGGTGATCTTCGGCGGCGTCCGCCGGATCGCGCACACCGCCCAGGCGCTCATCCCCGCCTTCGCGGCCCTCTACGTCGTCATCGGCCTGGTCATCATGGCGATGAACTACCAGGAGGTCCCCGGTGTGTTCGTGATGATCTTCGAGCACGCCTTCGGCCTCCGTGAGTTCGGCGCCGCCGCGCTGGGCACGGTGATCGTCCAGGGTGTGCGCCGGGGCATGTTCTCCAACGAGGCGGGCCTGGGCTCCGCCCCCAACGCCGCGGCCAGCGCCTCGGTCACCCACCCGGTCAAGCAGGGCCTGGTCCAGACCCTGGGCGTGTACTTCGACACCCTGGTGCTGTGCACGGTGACCGCCTGCATCGTCCTGCTGGGCAGGGGGGACGAGCCGCTCGACGGCGGGCTGGAGGGCGACCTGGCCCAGCACGCGGTCATGGCGTCCCTGGGGCCGTGGGCGCTGCACCTGATGACCCTGATCATCATCCTGGTCGCGTTCACGTCGGTGCTCGGCAACTACTACTACGGCGAGTCGAACATCGAGTACCTGACGCGGAACGAGGGCGTCCTGTTCGGCTACAAGGTGGTGTTCCTGGTGGCCACCATGCTGGGCGCCCTGGGTTCGATCGACCTGGTGTGGACGCTCGCCGACACGACCATGGGCCTGATGGCCCTGGTCAACCTGGTGGCGATCACGCCGCTGGCGATGATCGTGTTCCGGTTGCTCAAGGACTACAACGACCAGCGCCGCGAGGGCCGCGACCCGGTGTTCACGCGCGACCGCGTGCCGGGGCTGAAGGGCGTGGAGTGCTGGGACCCGGCGACCGAGGACGCGGACGTGTCCGAGGGGACGCGGGCCTGA
- a CDS encoding GNAT family N-acetyltransferase, whose product MSIVSIEPATAERWEDLENLFGPTGAYGHCWCTFFRRRAKDHTASTSCERSQRGVDNREELRRLTLDGRVPGLLAYDEDGPCGWVSVAPREDFIRLSRSRSLRPADPHEPGVWSLVCFWLPPRRRRRRLGSRLLEGAIDYARSNGARVLEAYPVDTAGGRAPSAEVYTGTVEMFRRAGFTLAGHHLSERVVARLELKAE is encoded by the coding sequence ATGTCCATCGTCTCAATCGAGCCCGCCACCGCCGAGCGGTGGGAAGACTTGGAGAACTTGTTCGGGCCGACCGGAGCCTACGGGCACTGTTGGTGCACGTTCTTCCGAAGACGGGCCAAGGACCACACCGCGAGCACCTCGTGCGAGCGGTCGCAGCGGGGTGTGGACAACAGGGAGGAGCTGCGGCGGCTGACCCTCGACGGGCGCGTGCCGGGGCTCCTCGCCTATGACGAGGACGGCCCGTGCGGCTGGGTGTCGGTGGCGCCCCGGGAGGACTTCATCCGCCTCTCCCGCTCGCGCTCGCTGCGCCCGGCCGACCCGCATGAGCCCGGTGTGTGGTCGCTGGTGTGCTTCTGGCTCCCGCCGCGCCGCCGTCGGCGCCGACTGGGCAGCCGCCTCCTGGAGGGGGCGATCGACTACGCCCGCTCCAACGGCGCCCGGGTGCTGGAGGCCTACCCGGTCGACACGGCGGGCGGGCGCGCCCCGAGCGCGGAGGTCTACACCGGGACGGTGGAGATGTTCCGCCGCGCCGGCTTCACCCTGGCCGGGCACCACCTGAGTGAGCGCGTGGTGGCCCGCCTGGAGCTCAAAGCGGAGTAG
- a CDS encoding heavy-metal-associated domain-containing protein, translating into MATAVYTVDGMTCGHCVNSVTEEVTGVNGITDVQVDLESGKVTVTSQGDVDDASVRAAIDEAGYEVRA; encoded by the coding sequence ATGGCTACCGCTGTCTACACGGTCGACGGCATGACCTGCGGGCACTGCGTGAACTCCGTGACCGAGGAGGTCACCGGGGTCAACGGGATCACCGACGTTCAGGTGGACCTGGAGTCCGGCAAGGTGACCGTCACCAGCCAGGGCGACGTCGACGACGCCTCGGTGCGTGCCGCCATCGACGAGGCCGGCTACGAGGTGCGTGCCTGA
- a CDS encoding cation-translocating P-type ATPase — translation MTTSRTQERSVELAIGGMTCAACANRVEKRLNKLDGVTASVNFATEKARVNFDGAPIEIEELVAQVEKAGYTAAVPRTEKSAAQESEEEADPTRALRDRVVISLALSVPVIAMAMVPALQFTYWQWASLALAAPVIVWGALPFHVSAWKNLKLGTATMDTLVSLGVTAAFLWSLYALFLGTAGTPGMVHPFEFTISRTDGSGNIYLEVAAGVTSFILLGKYFEARSKRRAGTALRALLEMGAKEVTVLRDGREELVPVDRLAVGDLFVVRPGEKIATDGTVETGTSAVDMSMLTGESVPVEVAPGSTVVGATVNAGGRLVVRASRIGSDTQLAQMARLVEDAQNGKAAVQRLADRVSGVFVPVAIMIAVGTLGFWLGTGEPTAAAFTAAVAVLIIACPCALGLATPMALMMGTGRGAQIGILIKGPEVLESTRRVDTVVLDKTGTVTTGTMALAAVTAAHGQDEDELLRLAGALENASEHPIARAIAKGATERVGALPAPEDFANIEGRGVQGVVDGHAVLVGRVALLAEWSQDLPEELADAVEAAETRGRTAVAVGWDGRARGVLVVSDTVKPTSAEAVRQFRDLGLTPILLTGDNKAVARAVADEVGIEEVIAEVLPKDKVDVVTRLQAEGRTVAMVGDGVNDAAALAQADLGLSMGTGTDVAIEASDLTLVRGDLRAAADAVRLSRRTLKTIRGNLFWAFAYNAAALPIAAAGLLNPMLAGAAMAMSSVFVVTNSQRLRRFRPLTEPAPQD, via the coding sequence GTGACGACCAGCAGAACCCAGGAGCGGTCGGTCGAACTGGCCATCGGCGGCATGACCTGCGCCGCCTGCGCCAACCGCGTCGAGAAGCGGCTGAACAAGCTCGACGGTGTCACCGCCAGCGTCAACTTCGCGACGGAGAAGGCGCGGGTGAACTTCGACGGAGCGCCGATCGAGATCGAGGAGCTCGTCGCCCAGGTCGAGAAGGCCGGCTACACCGCCGCCGTCCCCCGCACGGAGAAGTCCGCGGCCCAGGAGTCCGAGGAGGAGGCCGACCCCACCCGCGCGCTGCGCGACCGGGTGGTCATCTCCCTGGCGCTCTCGGTCCCCGTCATCGCCATGGCGATGGTCCCCGCCCTGCAGTTCACCTACTGGCAGTGGGCCTCGCTGGCCCTGGCCGCCCCCGTCATCGTCTGGGGCGCCCTGCCCTTCCACGTCTCGGCGTGGAAGAACCTCAAGCTCGGCACCGCCACCATGGACACCCTGGTCTCGCTCGGCGTGACCGCCGCGTTCCTGTGGTCGCTGTACGCCCTCTTCCTCGGTACCGCCGGGACGCCGGGCATGGTGCACCCCTTCGAGTTCACCATCTCCCGCACCGACGGCTCCGGCAACATCTACCTGGAGGTCGCCGCCGGCGTCACCTCCTTCATCCTGCTCGGCAAGTACTTCGAGGCGCGCTCCAAGCGCCGGGCCGGGACCGCGCTGCGCGCCCTGCTCGAAATGGGCGCCAAGGAGGTCACGGTCCTGCGGGACGGCCGCGAGGAGCTCGTCCCGGTCGACCGGCTCGCCGTCGGCGACCTCTTCGTGGTCCGCCCCGGGGAGAAGATCGCGACCGACGGTACCGTCGAGACGGGCACGTCCGCGGTCGACATGAGCATGCTCACCGGCGAGTCCGTCCCGGTGGAGGTCGCGCCCGGCAGCACCGTCGTCGGCGCCACCGTCAACGCGGGCGGCCGCCTGGTCGTGCGCGCCTCGCGGATCGGCTCCGACACCCAGCTCGCCCAGATGGCGCGCCTGGTCGAGGACGCCCAGAACGGCAAGGCCGCCGTGCAGCGGCTCGCGGACCGCGTGTCCGGGGTGTTCGTTCCGGTCGCCATCATGATCGCGGTCGGCACCCTCGGCTTCTGGCTCGGAACCGGCGAGCCGACCGCCGCCGCGTTCACCGCCGCCGTCGCCGTCCTCATCATCGCCTGCCCCTGCGCGCTCGGCCTGGCCACGCCCATGGCGCTGATGATGGGCACGGGCCGCGGCGCCCAGATCGGGATCCTCATCAAGGGCCCCGAGGTCCTGGAGAGCACCCGCCGGGTCGACACCGTCGTCCTGGACAAGACCGGCACCGTCACCACCGGGACCATGGCCCTCGCCGCCGTCACCGCCGCCCACGGGCAGGACGAGGACGAACTGCTGCGCCTGGCCGGAGCGCTGGAGAACGCCTCCGAGCACCCCATCGCCAGGGCGATCGCCAAGGGCGCGACCGAGAGGGTGGGGGCGCTGCCCGCACCCGAGGACTTCGCCAACATCGAGGGCCGGGGCGTCCAGGGCGTCGTGGACGGCCACGCCGTCCTCGTGGGCCGGGTCGCGCTGCTCGCCGAGTGGTCGCAGGACCTGCCGGAGGAGCTCGCCGACGCGGTCGAGGCCGCCGAGACCCGGGGCCGCACGGCCGTCGCCGTGGGCTGGGACGGCCGGGCCCGGGGCGTGCTGGTGGTGTCCGACACGGTCAAGCCGACCAGCGCCGAGGCGGTCCGGCAGTTCCGCGACCTGGGACTGACCCCGATCCTGCTCACCGGCGACAACAAGGCCGTGGCACGCGCCGTCGCCGACGAGGTCGGGATCGAGGAGGTCATCGCCGAGGTCCTGCCCAAGGACAAGGTCGACGTCGTCACCCGGCTGCAGGCCGAGGGGCGCACCGTGGCCATGGTCGGCGACGGGGTCAACGACGCCGCCGCCTTGGCCCAGGCCGACCTGGGGCTGTCCATGGGCACCGGTACCGACGTGGCGATCGAAGCCAGCGACCTGACGCTCGTCCGCGGGGACCTGCGGGCCGCCGCGGACGCGGTGCGGCTGTCCCGGCGCACGCTCAAGACCATCCGCGGCAACCTGTTCTGGGCCTTCGCCTACAACGCGGCGGCGCTGCCGATCGCCGCGGCGGGCCTGCTCAACCCGATGCTGGCGGGTGCGGCGATGGCGATGTCGAGCGTGTTCGTGGTGACCAACAGCCAGCGGCTGCGCCGCTTCCGGCCGCTCACCGAGCCCGCACCCCAGGACTGA
- a CDS encoding cytochrome P450: MYEKMRADHGPVVPVELEPGVHGWLVTDYSTLISWSRDTTTFTHDSRLWKDYREGRVGVDSGLIPMMAPRPNALFVDGSEHQRLRRALTDCLGSVSERRLSETTRRYADSLIDQFCERGEADVLNEYGRMLPLLVMNELFGFSEDQGLRFASAMRNIWAGVDSERANAEAERALSEVVSAKHRVPGDDLTTRLIQHRAALTDEEVLHQLLLIISASNEPTAALLYATVREVLTRPGVTTGSDASLSAAALDDVVNEVLWKDPPITNYPVIYPRVDVPLGGGRVIEAGSPVLLGFAASDHFFLKENAEEMAETSNRAHVAWGAGPHRCPAIDEATTMVAIAVRTLLTRLPGLTLAVAPDELRYQLSTLTWLPLHLPVRFTPQSPLSSPHEEGESWTPSDSPLETSEPRPSTSAPWGLSSLSNFLVRLLRGS, encoded by the coding sequence GTGTACGAGAAGATGCGCGCCGACCACGGCCCCGTGGTCCCCGTCGAGCTCGAACCCGGCGTGCACGGGTGGCTCGTCACCGACTACTCCACCCTGATCTCCTGGTCCCGGGACACCACGACCTTCACGCACGACTCCCGGCTGTGGAAGGACTACCGCGAGGGCCGGGTGGGGGTCGACTCCGGCCTCATCCCGATGATGGCGCCCCGCCCCAACGCCCTGTTCGTCGACGGCAGCGAGCACCAGCGCCTGCGCCGCGCCCTCACCGACTGCCTCGGCAGCGTGAGTGAGCGCCGGCTGTCCGAGACCACCCGGCGCTACGCCGACAGCCTGATCGACCAGTTCTGCGAGCGCGGCGAGGCCGACGTCCTCAACGAGTACGGCCGCATGCTGCCCCTGCTGGTGATGAACGAGCTCTTCGGGTTCAGCGAGGACCAGGGCCTGCGCTTCGCCTCCGCCATGCGCAACATCTGGGCGGGCGTGGACAGCGAGCGCGCCAACGCCGAGGCCGAGCGGGCACTGTCGGAGGTGGTCTCCGCCAAGCACCGGGTGCCCGGGGACGACCTCACCACCCGGCTGATCCAGCACCGCGCGGCCCTGACCGACGAGGAGGTGCTCCACCAGCTCCTGCTCATCATCTCGGCGTCCAACGAGCCCACGGCCGCTCTGCTGTACGCGACCGTCCGCGAGGTCCTGACCAGGCCGGGCGTCACCACGGGCTCGGACGCCTCGCTGTCGGCGGCGGCCCTGGACGACGTCGTCAACGAGGTCCTGTGGAAGGACCCGCCGATCACCAACTACCCCGTGATCTACCCGCGCGTGGACGTGCCCCTCGGCGGAGGGCGCGTCATCGAGGCCGGTTCACCGGTCCTGCTGGGCTTCGCCGCCTCGGACCACTTCTTCCTCAAGGAGAACGCCGAGGAGATGGCCGAGACCAGCAACCGGGCGCACGTCGCCTGGGGCGCGGGCCCCCACCGCTGCCCGGCCATCGACGAGGCCACCACCATGGTGGCCATCGCCGTGCGCACACTTCTCACCCGGCTGCCCGGCCTGACCCTGGCCGTGGCGCCCGACGAACTGCGCTACCAGCTCTCCACGCTGACCTGGCTCCCCCTGCACCTGCCCGTCCGCTTCACGCCGCAGTCCCCGCTCAGCTCCCCACACGAGGAAGGAGAGTCGTGGACGCCGTCCGACTCGCCCCTGGAAACCTCCGAGCCCAGACCGAGCACCTCCGCGCCCTGGGGCCTGTCGTCCCTGTCGAACTTCCTGGTGAGGTTGCTGCGTGGGTCGTGA